In the genome of Ictalurus punctatus breed USDA103 chromosome 3, Coco_2.0, whole genome shotgun sequence, the window cagttcatacacagggacttgtacagtggGTGCACACTCCAAATAAACtacaactaataataaacagatttaaaaacgtGTTGTTTAACAGAGTAGTTCTTATAACCGTTAACATGGTGGAGTTTTTTGTGTTGCTAGGAGACATTCATCTAACggttatagaaggagtctcggTTGTAAGCACTTTCAGTCTCGGTTATGAAAacgtgtgggtgggtgggttggGGGGGGCGGTGGCTGGTGAGGGAGTGACTGTTTATCATGGCTATAATTAAGTACAAGAACCAACTTGTCTCTTGGAAGTTCCACAGCATTACAGCAAAcaataaaccattaaaatgtgTGACGTGTCCTTCATTAATAAACGAAACCTTGTAAGCGTTGACAAATCGCAGTGGTCTGAGAGGAATAATCCACTCCAGACCACGCAGTTATGCGAAAATAATGCGCTTTGCATCCGCGGCACACTCTCGTCCtgctttatttttgtataacagcacgaTCTGaagtgttattccttacttcacCTGCAagtcacagctttatattaatgcgctcgtacACAGGGACCTGTATgtcacataatctaagcctaaccatttaaaaaaaaaatatatatatatatatatatatatatatataatttttttttacattttaaaaaaaatatttgatttaacAAAGATAATATAAACGTGTGCGACTGTTgatctggtgaagttttctgtaaggagtctccGGAGTCAGGGGTCAAGTTtacgttttccgacatcttcaaaacaaaggagattacactttgtggtttctctgtaacgtcACAAGGAGCCAACACGTCTCACAAagacgttccacagcattaaatggaTGTGTAAATGACGCGTCATAAGTGTGACGTGTCATTCTTTGGTaagtaaataattgtaattgttggcaaattacagctgtgtaaaaggaataaaaacgcTTTGGGACGTGTTGATTTATAGGGAAAATCTTTAACTTCGCACGGTCACAGTAACTCCGCTTTATCACACTGCccttttgttgattattttcctgtaacggcACACCCTCGAGTGCATTATTCACTTACCTAAATGATCAGGTGTGCTTCAGTGTGCTTTTACTTTATAATAACTTAATAATTAGCATCAGATACAAATTAAGACTAAAAGAGAAACACTGCATTATTACATTGGTACAAGGGGATAATTAATGGCTTTTtcctttgtttctctctctctctctctgtctctctctctctctctctctctctctctctagagcACCTGAAGGGGAGGTTGGAGGAATACATTAAGCAGTGGAACGGCCTGGTCAAGCTGTTCCGCaatgaaaagagagaaggaTTGATCCAAGCTAGGAGCATAGGAGCACGCAAAGCCACTctaggacaggtgtgtgtgtgtgtgtgtgtgtgtgtatatatatatatatatatatatatatatatatatatatatatatatatatatatatatatatatatatatatatatatatatataaagcttttTTTGAGGATGCTCTTTATCTCTGTGTGATTGTACGTGTTTGATCATATCTAACTTTCTTCAGGTGTTAATCTACCTAGATGCTCATTGCGAAGTGGGGATAAACTGGTACGCTGCACTTGTGGCCCCCATATCCAAAGACCGGTATGGCTATTTGAACTCCCCCTTATCCATTCTCCTCACTTACTAAGTGAAAACACTGATTTATTCTTGACGTTACATTTGAATATTTCTGATCTGCCCTGACCGCTTAACCAGCACAGTATTGCAGTTTgaattagggatgtcacgataccaaaaatctagtagtcggtaccgataccaccaaaagtacacgatactcgacaccaaagtcgataccacagtgtggtattaaaaaaaaaaaaaaaaaaaaaaaaaaaatgaattaaaaactctcctggaggacatcctcctctggctgatactggcaaagagagagatattttagttatcaaacactgtctgaccatgAGTGGAGGTACACTCCTaaacgcgcacgcacacacacacacaccccttatactctgaatgcaagcattagtttaaattcactgacatggtggcaggccaaaaagatttattaaaagcatgaacatgtgaataattattagtgataTTAGGCTACATTACCTGACAGGGCACGGGCTGAAAGGCGATGCACGGTGgaccattcggaggtagtttataacactgcaatgcgttagcgtcgttaacaaatcactatcgcaaacattacatggatcataacgttagctggtttcacggctaaaatgccagctgcctcaaacaaacatcatATAGGGACAGTCTTTCAgatgttttccccaaattccatgcgtttcctcgctttgtttgaacgatagcatcggtcgcacaccggcttcacagcatcaattatatgtttgttgtcatccgccttGAATGTGAcgtatttccatatttgactctttaccacctttcctctcaacgagtcgcggcggagctaaacttctgtagtttttcccccgagtgcttgtagttgttgttcttcttcttcaccacgtGTGGACCGGCTTAAACCCTTgcacgtatttgctgcccctttcaggtccggaagaattgcaaccccGGTACCTCCATTAGAACGGTACCAACGCTACTCCAGAAAAACAAGTGctgtcacgttttaagaatgtagcttccgacttggtaccgaagtatcggttctcgtgacatccctagtttgAATATAAATTTACTTCCTTATGTTTGATATTTAACTAGATTTGCCTGTTCAATGCATTCACTGCAGGATTGCTTGAGGATGCGCTGCACAGGTCCGAGTCCTCACTGGACCGTGATAacgtgtaactttttttttgttgttgttttaatcggACCTGAAACGCTGAACCCTAACCTAATAATCAGACAGCGGTCGGATCTTCCTGTCCACCGCGCAGCATAACATGGCCATTGTGTTGTGGTGTTGACGTTTTGCAGAACGGTTTGCACAGTGCCTCTGATAGATTACATAGACGGCAATGATTATACGATAGAGCCTCAGCAGGGAGGGGACGAGGACGGCCTGGCGCGAGGAGCCTGGGACTGGAGTCTGCTGTGGAAAAGAGTCCCGCTGAACagcaaggagaagaagaagagaaaacaaaagaccGAGCCTTATCGGTAAACACAGTTGATGCGCAGCATGGTCATTGAaacccctgtctctctcctgtgttgtgtgtttccCCTTCTGTTCCCGTGCCTGTGATTGTGTATGAATGCGTGTGTACGTTTGcatggaccccccccccccttccctccATCTTCCATTGCTGGTGTTAGAACGGTGTGCACGGTGCCACTCATTGACGCCATTAATGGCCAGACCTACTCCATCGAGCCCCAGGGCGGGGGGGACGAGGATGGCTTTGCCAGAGGAGCATGGGACTGGAGCATGCTGTGGAAGCGCGTGCCGCTCAGTAAACGAGAGAAGGACATGAGATTAACTAAAACCGAGCCATATCGGTAATTCACAACTTAATTCCAAGCTAATTGGTGGTGATGTGTATTGATTTGAGATGGGTGGTGGGCATTGTGCTTTTGAGCTGAATCCTCCAAGCTTGGCTAAGCCGTCTAACAAGATTAACAGCTATCCAGCACATGAATACTGAATTGTAacgtgtttttatatatatatatatatatataatatataatatatatacacacacacacgcacacggagagacacagtactgtgcaaaagcctTAGGCACGTGCAAAGAAATTTTGTAGAgtaaagatgccttcaaaaataatcaacccagcagccttcattatgtttttttgtctgaaaagtctctctcttaccgcttaatatgctgctttctttactgatatacaaacagttttctgtaacatttaaattttgtgctggaaaactaatgtttggaaatctaaaatgttttgatgtcatgactcgataatgtagaagtcataaattctataacaaagtttgtgctAAAACAATAGGGTACCTAAAACTTTtgcgcagtgtgtgtgtgtgtgtgtgtgtgtatgtgtatatgtgtgtgtgtgtatatatatatatatatatatatatatatatatatatatatatatatatatatagcatgtatgtgtgtatgtatatttaatgtaataatatactAATTAATGTGCTAATGCCACTAATACAAATTAGCTGCTTAACTGCATTAATCAATATCACTGCATGTAATGAATTCTACATTAAGTAAAGAAATGGTTTGGTGAAAAGTAGAAATGTATTATAAAACAtgtaacctctctctctctctctcatatttatatatataatttttatattagttacagttacatttatatagcgcttttctacacacacaacgcactttacatagtattgggggggatctcctcaaccaccactagtgtgtagcatccacctggacgATGCGatgcagccatagtgcgccagaacactatatatagatatataatataaaacacatacggtgccctccactaatattgttgcacgcctatatttaacaaggttattttttttgagtaaacctgtttgtttttttttgttttgtttttttgcaatagtttgatatccatgagagcagagtgttttgTTGAGTTTTCCGAAcgaaagattaaacaataacgacaatttttcacaaacctctttgctcatatttaccaagggtgccaatattaatggagggcaccgtgtatatttaatatacaaGACTGCTTCAGACTTCTCTAGAGAAAAACAAGTGCTTGCCTTATCCATGGCTTGGAAACACGGGAGCAATATTGGCTGCCCTCTCGGAGAAGGAGGGATGGCATGCTCTTGcccccctgtcaatcacaatgaCTCAAGCCAATCACGGGtctctgtgagctcatgtatgtggaagagggcagacggCACGTTTCAAGAGTTTTCAGCTGCCATTTGACTAGGCATGGGCTCGGCTGACTTGATGTGTCTCCGAGGAAGCGTGTGCTGGCGTTCACTCTCCTCAGTTGGCAGTAGTGAGAAAATGGGGGTGCTGCTATCAGCTAAGTGATTAGGCTAGCTTATTTTAGATTTCTTATTCTCGGTCATGCGGATCAAATAAAGATTGGTAGACCCTCGAttctgcgatcgcagaaatgaacgcaaaatcaagcaaactccgcaatctTCGGAGGAGTTTGCAATTATTCGGAACTACCACAGATTTCCCGCAGTTTCGGGCCAAGCCGTGTCATGTGACggcatcacaacgcgcattcgaccgaagccctcttcgattcacgtgcgtcgaacacgagtacagctaacaGGTCGCATTTACTAACAAatatcactgcgaaagagcgtgcgattgcgatttcacTAATTTAAGTAGTTTTCCGGGAAAAAAATGACGTCATCACTACACGGCacgtatatatttttttataaatatatataacaatctgtgtatatatatactttgtACAGTAATAGGCAATGAACGAGAACAGTGCAAAAATATCGTGTAGTATATTGCAGTGTAACAGTTTAAGAGGATTAAGGGCATGTATTTACGGTATAGGTTTTCTGTGAGACAAACTTTCCATTATTGAGGCTTTTCCACAAACCATTTCTTTACACATGCTCACAGACTGCCATAAAACCTACCCAAAGTATGGTATTTTCCAGACCGTAAGACACAACTTCATTTTACTTTAGCGTAGTTGTCTTATGTCCAATTGTTggtgtttttataaaaatttgaacaaaaaaaataaatgctctgAGGTCCCTTTTAAAGCACAATCAAAAtgttgtgtataaaaaaaaaaaaaaaaagaccaacacAAGGTAGGtattatattttctttattgtccAGAAGATCGATATTTCACATACGGTCCTGTCTGAAAGTAtttgggtgggttcaaacaaaaggtccCGTGTTTAAAGTTGTTTACATCGTCTAGATGTAAGTATCAGGGAGCGtgagctgaaattctgatctgttgttTCGTACACCTTTTGATCCAAATGccttcaatgtatagcgaaaTCTCACATCCCGACCTCACTCTGTGGCTCTATGGAATTCCAGTGTGAAAGGCCATCACCTCTGTAAGCGATGTTGTCGTAGCTTTCTAGACGCACGTGTAACCTGGTCCAGACGGGATAGACTGACCTGAAATTTTGAATACCAAATTTCAAAAATTTCCATAAGCGCCGAGTTCAGTGTCTTAATGCGTGTCCACGACAgcagcttgtatgttttgtgtgtgtgtgtgtgtgtttatttattttagttctatcttaAGTCTTTCCCCGAAGCTTCCCTGACCGTAGTGTCTCGTCTCGCAGGAGATTCGGGTTTTGATTTAGCTCATGAAGCCACGTTTTACACCACGTATGACCCGGCACAGCAAGCAGATCATTAACTTTTAGTGTCAGCGTCGTACTTGTGTAAAATGGGCCAAGTATCTTAGATGTGTTAGAAGATGGAACTGAAACTGAATATGATTAGTTGAGTTCTGCAAGGGCTCCTGTCTCCTGGGACAACTGCATTAGGGTTTTTACATAGTGTATGAGgttcaccgtgtgtgtgtgtgtgtgtgtgtgtgtgtgtgtgtgtgtgtgtgtgtgtgtgtgtaagctctCCTGCGATGGCTGGTGGGCTGTTTGCTATAGAACGAGATTTCTTCTTCGAGCTAGGCCTTTATGACCCTGGTCTCCAGATCTGGGGTGGAGAGAATTTCGAGATATCTTACaaggtaaattaatttttttttttctgtagcttACTCCCGAGATTACATACGGGCTGTATgttttagtttgtgtgtgtgtgtgtgtgtgtgtgtgtgtgtgtgttgtatagaTCTGGCAGTGTGGAGGGCAGCTACTGTTTACTCCCTGCTCTCGTGTGGGACACATCTACCGTCTGAAGGGGTGGTCCGGAAACCCGCCCCCTGCTCATGTAGGCTCCTCCCCCACACTTAAGGTTGGTTTTGTATTACAAATAACCTTTCACACTAGTTTTGCACTAGTTCTTTTGTTTGTACTCTTCCCGATATTACAGTCTTTGTATGTACCCGAGCTATCTTGTATATCAGCAGAGATCAttttaactgaaataaaaagtACATCATGTTCTTCTTACCCATGAACCCTCTACTGCGtgaatttattacatttacaacaaagaaaaacattttttatggatttttattacttgaattagttcaagtaatacaaatatatttgaaaatgtaaaaaaataaaataaaataaaaaccttaggGCTTGTAGCTGGTAAATTGTTGCCAAGTCtatgagattacaattccaGGTACTGCATTTTCCAGATTCTAAGATAACTATAAGATACTATAGACTATCGTCTACAGACTATTCCAAACCTGAAGTacctttttaattctttctcttgaattttttattttttttcattcttctttTGAAACATAACCTTTAGAAAATAAGCTTCAATTGCAAAACGTCTGAAATTTCAAAAGTGTTTCTTGCTGTGAATGTGAAGAAAAGTAAATATCCTATTTGAGAAGCACAGTGTCTTTTCCACTGTGTACGCctgtttcagttcatgaacGCACATAACAGTACAATTATCGCATGTTGTTGCCTTAGGGCATCAATTACATTCGACCATTTAACtgaatacttaaaatatatcaacttgtttaaatgtcaaaaaaaatagTACTTTCACTTCTATCTCAGAtggtgtcccccccccccccccccccccccccccccgttaaATAGttttgcaaaatgtaaatattgaaaatgtattcgcATTTTGAGAGCCATGTGATGATGTCCTTCACCGTGCCATGTGATTGCtgaaaaggaagtgcaaacagaACCTCCTGGTCATGAGATGGATTATTTTTCGTTGTTAagtcaaagttaaagcccccTTTTACTTAGGAAAATaggagttttgtttttttgcctaTCGAAGAATTAATCattatataaattaattgttgcagtagagggttaagtATTTGGTTCAGTAATATTATTTCTTTGTGTGAAATAGCAGAATAGGTTCATATTAAAAGTTAAATCCGCAACTTGTAGCTCTGTGACGTccttttgtccatttttttttatagacaacGCCGTGTAAGAAAGCCCATCTGTTCAAGACACTGAAAAACATCATGCAAATTCatgtgactttttaaaaatatataaatatatatttattcttttttttttttttgcacagaacTACGTGcgggtggtggaggtgtggtgggACGAGTATAAGGATTATTTCTACGCCAGCCGACCCGAGACGCTCACCCTGGCTTACGGAGACATCAGCCCTCTGAAGAAGTTCAGAGAAGAGCATCGCTGCAAGAGCTTCAAGTGGTTCATGGAGGAGGTCGCGTACGACATCCCCATCCACTACCCGCTGCCTCCGAAAAACGTGGAGTGGGGCGAGGTGCGCAGCTCTCACCTTTCAGCTTCAATACACTTCAGGAAGTCAGTACACAGTAAAGAACAATCAGATTTCCAGCCAGCTCTCATGAAACCAGTCGCGTAGAGTTTGACGTGGTGGGCGGAGCCGAGCTCGTGTATAAAAGGTGCTCACGATTAAGTTAAATTTAGAAGCAAAACAATATCAGGTGCTCATGTCTGCTTTCAGATCCGTGGATATGAAACGAGCTACTGCATTGACAGCATGGGACACACCAACGGGGGAAATGTGGAGATCGGACCGTGCCACAGGATGGGGGGGAATCAGGTGAGACACGGCAGCTTTCGCATCTCAAAATTCTCAAAAGCAAAAGCTTCAAttgttctgtaaaaaaaaagtatttgcaatACAATGCTACATAAATTCTCTTTAGACCACtattctcagttctgattgttcagaaggtggggatttaattttctataacagcagcaaagtttctgtataacatcagcggacccttctcagccgctcccgcgACGGCAGTCGGTTATCGGTAATGGGCAACACCGATCACTCGGACGACCTCTATAAGAAATGATTAATAGAAAACTGATACCGTCAGTAAATCCCACGCTTCGTCTCCACGTTACTCCGTGAGCTTGACCGGTAACGTTCTTCTGTAAAATCCGCTGCTGCCGTTTGTGTTACAGCTGTTCCGAATAAACGATGCGAATCAGCTGATGCAGTATGACCAGTGCCTGACGAAGGGCTCGGacaacaccgtcatcatcacacactgcaACCTGAAGGAATTCACTGAGTGGAGGTACTTTAAGGTGAGTCCGAGCTTCTGTCGAAACGGATCTGCGCCATGTTACCAATAAAACATGGTAAaaggtctgcacttatataggggttggtttttttttttttgttgtttgtttgttttttattatatttataaagcttagcggttctacaaagtgctttacgctggttctcattcacccattctctctcacacacacacacacacccactctaACACCAATGGTTGCAGAGCTCCCacgcaaggcactaacttgccatcaggagcaacttggggttcagtgtcttggaggacacttcggtatgtggagtcacgtgggccgggaatcgaacctccaacccacCACCAatcggacaacccgctctaccgcctgccacagccgcccacaaaATAGGGCATAAAACCAGACACGCGTACATCgtgtacatttttatatgttgaTTTTTGTGAGTGACGTTTCGCGACAGACGACAGTAGccaaaaaacaggaagtgatgtttgTGATGATAAAATTACACTTAATacttaaccctctactgcagGACTTATTGTTGCCATGTGGTCAAAAGTAACACAAAATGTACGAGGTTACATTCCAGTTACTGCGTTTTCCAGACTATAGGCTGCAGAGGGGttttttgccacctagtaagcatgtaaaagtgATCTCctctagaaaggaattacagctGTAAAAAGTAGGATGGATCCACTCACgcaaaatacaatacaaaaattgtacataaaatgtaaaaattgtaaACGATTTAGGtggtgtctttttatttttcatttatttattttttattctttctcttgaaacttAACATTTAGAAAATAAGCTTCAGTTGCAAAAtttcttatatataatatatttttttaatcctacTTTGAATGcgaaaaaattttaaatatcgtATTAAGAGAAGCCGAAAAAAGAAATCGGAGAGAAATGACTTGCTGCCATACGGTAGCagcatgcagtaaagggttaaacgTGTATATACTAGGAGCGTAAACGCCAGGCCTGTACAGATACCACCGCATCTGCTGCGATATGATTTTCGAAGCGTCTGATCGATTCATGACCAGCCTTGCGCATAATGATGACATGGGTATAAGGACTGTTTTTTTCAAACTAGAGCCAAATCACTTAAAGCCAGGCTATTAAACTGTTTACACATGACAATTATTTTTAGTCATCTCGGATGACGAACGATGAATAAGTTCTGCTGATCGTTTAGTCAGCGTTTTACGTTTAGGGTGCGTTGATTCATTTCAGTCGTTGCCTTTTGAATCAAGACATCAGTCATAGTCAATGCAAAACACATTCCTACTATTTTATTCtagaaatattttattcttcaacacatttaaataaagcaaGAATGGGAAGATTTGGATGTACTTTCAGGAGGAACACGGTgagactatttatttattttagatgcATCAGTCTCATGTATGTTTGGTTTCTCATGTCTTGAGGAAATGTAATATATGTAACGATTGATTACACCTTCACTTTAATCGAAACACCTACAGCCTGGATGCTTTTATAACTCTTATGCATCCTTTAACGATCGTTATTTCACCAtctttaattgtgtgtgtgtttggatgaaTGTTTCAGGATCTGCACCGgttcacacacacccccacaggAAAATGCTTAGACCGCTCGGACGTCTTGCACACGGTCTTCATCTCCGACTGTGACCACAGCAAGAGCAGTCAGAAATGGGAAATGAACAACATCGTGGCCGTGTGAAGCCGACGCCGACGCCGACGCCGAGGACGTCGCAGATACAGAACTCGAATCTCACTGACCTTCTCACTGACCTTCTCCTGCACCAGGGGTTAACAATGTAAATACCGCTGATGGAAAACTTTCCATATTTTTATGTCATCTCCAGTAATGATATTgccatctttatttttatatgtagaTATTTTACTCCATGGTGGATGATGTTTACAGGTGTTCAGCCTTCAGTGTTGTAAGAGGATGCACACAAGTGAAGATGACTGACATAATACCACTGTTTTTAATTCCTCACTGCAACGTTAGACCGCTTCTTTGCTTTCTATTCTACTCCGTGAGAACACTgggcattttttaaatgttttttctttttatcttttttttttttttttctctcccttcttCCAGAGATCTCATCACTCCAATATTctgagtttttcttttttcttttttttttttcttcacgaCTTTAAATCTGACTGCTGCTTTTTGTTCTGATTTTACGAGGAAAATCGGGGGACGGTGAATATAATAATACGGAAAGGGCTTACAAGGCTGAGGGGTAATCATGAAAAATAAggggatatatttatttatttttatttttgaaatattgCATCGACGTCTGCTTGGAAACAagaatgtttaataataattatgtatgTGAAATATTTTGATTTAAACGTAAGGCAAATCACTGGATAAGCGCTGTCCGTGGTGAAGGGCATGTGACACgagcagaggaaaaaaacaaccatgtgcgctatttttttttttttttgtacaatgtAAATACGAGCGTTTCTAATTGAACATTTTGAGATGCAGCGGGCCTCGTAATGAAGGTGTACATATCTAACGTGTAAAATGATCAGCACTGTTTTGTCAAGAGAATAAATCGAACCTTTTTACCACTCGTCGTGTAAATAGATACGGGTCCGTTATTGGGACGGACTCGGATTTTAAGTAAGTGGGGATGAATGCTTCATGGGGCAGTGCTTCCGGTCTGAATGTTTGACACACCTACTGGAGTAAAAGCTAATTAATAGCGGTTGTAGAGCCAGGGTCACCTTCCAGTACAATTAAGATGTTTCACTTGAATTTAATATGtacatttagtgtgtgtgtgtgtgtgtgtgtgtgtgtggagtttgcatgttctccccatgctgcgggggtttcctccgggtactccggtttcctccccagtccaaacacatgcatggtaggctgattggcgtgtctgtagtgtatgaatggg includes:
- the galnt7 gene encoding N-acetylgalactosaminyltransferase 7 isoform X2, producing MRLKIGFILRSLLVIGTFLGLVLLWSSLSPKPGDETPFGKFEARDAPNPVPNLPNDGGDQFKAVVPWPHVEGVEVDLEAIRQRNGGDKPNPRLRPQDQQNIIQKQYVTFKPHTNIYSDPVLRRGSPGNFEPKEPEPPGVPGGPGEGSKPFVLGPEYKDSVQDSIKEFGFNMVASDMISLDRSISDLRHEECRYWHYDENLLTGSVVIVFHNEGWSTLMRTVHSVIKRTPPKYLAEIVMIDDFSNKEHLKGRLEEYIKQWNGLVKLFRNEKREGLIQARSIGARKATLGQVLIYLDAHCEVGINWYAALVAPISKDRTVCTVPLIDYIDGNDYTIEPQQGGDEDGLARGAWDWSLLWKRVPLNSKEKKKRKQKTEPYRSPAMAGGLFAIERDFFFELGLYDPGLQIWGGENFEISYKIWQCGGQLLFTPCSRVGHIYRLKGWSGNPPPAHVGSSPTLKNYVRVVEVWWDEYKDYFYASRPETLTLAYGDISPLKKFREEHRCKSFKWFMEEVAYDIPIHYPLPPKNVEWGEIRGYETSYCIDSMGHTNGGNVEIGPCHRMGGNQLFRINDANQLMQYDQCLTKGSDNTVIITHCNLKEFTEWRYFKDLHRFTHTPTGKCLDRSDVLHTVFISDCDHSKSSQKWEMNNIVAV
- the galnt7 gene encoding N-acetylgalactosaminyltransferase 7 isoform X1, with the protein product MRLKIGFILRSLLVIGTFLGLVLLWSSLSPKPGDETPFGKFEARDAPNPVPNLPNDGGDQFKAVVPWPHVEGVEVDLEAIRQRNGGDKPNPRLRPQDQQNIIQKQYVTFKPHTNIYSDPVLRRGSPGNFEPKEPEPPGVPGGPGEGSKPFVLGPEYKDSVQDSIKEFGFNMVASDMISLDRSISDLRHEECRYWHYDENLLTGSVVIVFHNEGWSTLMRTVHSVIKRTPPKYLAEIVMIDDFSNKEHLKGRLEEYIKQWNGLVKLFRNEKREGLIQARSIGARKATLGQVLIYLDAHCEVGINWYAALVAPISKDRTVCTVPLIDAINGQTYSIEPQGGGDEDGFARGAWDWSMLWKRVPLSKREKDMRLTKTEPYRSPAMAGGLFAIERDFFFELGLYDPGLQIWGGENFEISYKIWQCGGQLLFTPCSRVGHIYRLKGWSGNPPPAHVGSSPTLKNYVRVVEVWWDEYKDYFYASRPETLTLAYGDISPLKKFREEHRCKSFKWFMEEVAYDIPIHYPLPPKNVEWGEIRGYETSYCIDSMGHTNGGNVEIGPCHRMGGNQLFRINDANQLMQYDQCLTKGSDNTVIITHCNLKEFTEWRYFKDLHRFTHTPTGKCLDRSDVLHTVFISDCDHSKSSQKWEMNNIVAV